In one window of uncultured Campylobacter sp. DNA:
- a CDS encoding NAD(P)H-dependent oxidoreductase: MKNLIILAHPDIENSLINKRFLKEAAAQNFAVRDLAREYPNGEIDGERERGIIKAHDALVLQFPLHNFSSPAILKSWIDATMAYGFAYGRTSEGMRRRAVALAVSAGIKRADYAPSGRYHFTMEQILAPFELAFRYYFHADWRGFFAFYGAEETPGVDYESSAEQIEKGAAEYAEFLRNLGTKGGAGKKF; the protein is encoded by the coding sequence ATGAAAAATTTAATCATCCTAGCTCATCCCGACATCGAAAATTCGCTCATAAACAAGCGGTTTTTGAAAGAGGCTGCCGCACAAAATTTCGCCGTGCGCGACCTAGCGCGCGAGTATCCTAACGGCGAGATAGACGGCGAGCGCGAACGCGGGATAATCAAAGCTCACGACGCGCTGGTGCTGCAATTTCCGCTGCATAATTTCTCCTCGCCCGCGATTTTAAAAAGCTGGATCGATGCGACGATGGCGTATGGGTTTGCCTACGGGCGCACGAGCGAGGGCATGCGCAGGCGCGCCGTGGCGCTGGCGGTGAGTGCGGGCATCAAGCGCGCCGACTACGCGCCTAGCGGGCGGTATCATTTCACGATGGAACAGATTTTAGCGCCGTTTGAGCTGGCATTCCGCTACTATTTTCACGCCGACTGGCGCGGATTTTTCGCGTTTTACGGCGCTGAGGAGACGCCGGGCGTAGATTACGAAAGTAGTGCTGAACAGATAGAAAAAGGCGCGGCGGAGTACGCGGAATTTTTAAGAAATTTAGGCACAAAGGGCGGCGCGGGTAAAAAATTTTAA
- the dcuC gene encoding C4-dicarboxylate transporter DcuC, which produces MQTFRLFLALAGIVAVVALLIMKKDTKTVLIGVGLVLCVLCLKPLDGLNAFTSYMTKAGLIKAICASMGFAFVMKFTGCDRALVNLLTRPLGNIGFLLIPLVVALTYFINIAIPSAAGCSAAVGATLIPVMMAAGVKPEMAGAAVFAGTFGGVLSPGSAHNVFVADMVKAHNPSYTVQDVIAVQFSSAITALIVVLIVISITAIVCKDYTKGVNYLAQRENSAGADGASPAASAAGSNLDAQPQKLNVLHALMPLVPLVILIIGGTSKLNTISFLKWTKMGVAEAMLLGAIVTIVITMTNPQKITKEFFKGMGSAYADIMGIIIAAGVFVAGLSACGAIDFVIEWLKGEQGYVKFGGTFVPFFMGVVTGSGDAAAMAFNTAVTVHADALGFEQDKLGMAVAISGALGRSASPIAGACIVCAGLAMVSPIQIAKRTALGMFLSVCVIAFVIL; this is translated from the coding sequence GTGCAGACGTTTAGGCTATTTTTGGCGCTTGCGGGTATCGTCGCAGTCGTCGCTTTGCTAATCATGAAAAAGGATACTAAAACCGTGCTTATCGGCGTGGGTTTGGTGCTGTGCGTGCTTTGTCTAAAGCCGCTGGACGGGCTAAATGCCTTTACTTCGTATATGACTAAAGCAGGTCTTATTAAGGCGATATGCGCCAGTATGGGTTTTGCCTTCGTGATGAAATTTACCGGCTGCGACCGCGCGCTCGTAAATTTACTCACCAGGCCCCTCGGCAATATCGGATTTTTACTGATCCCGCTCGTCGTAGCGCTTACGTATTTTATCAATATCGCGATCCCCTCCGCTGCGGGCTGCTCGGCTGCGGTTGGCGCTACGCTGATTCCCGTGATGATGGCTGCGGGCGTTAAGCCCGAGATGGCGGGTGCAGCGGTGTTTGCGGGTACTTTCGGCGGCGTTTTGAGCCCTGGCTCGGCGCACAACGTATTTGTAGCCGATATGGTAAAGGCGCACAACCCCTCCTACACCGTTCAGGACGTCATCGCCGTGCAGTTTTCTAGCGCGATTACCGCTTTGATCGTAGTTTTGATCGTAATTAGCATAACGGCGATAGTTTGCAAAGACTACACCAAGGGAGTGAATTATCTAGCGCAAAGAGAAAATTCCGCAGGTGCAGACGGTGCAAGCCCCGCCGCATCCGCCGCCGGTTCAAATTTAGACGCGCAGCCTCAGAAGCTAAACGTCTTGCACGCGCTTATGCCGCTAGTGCCTTTGGTGATCTTAATCATCGGCGGTACGTCCAAGCTCAACACGATCTCCTTTCTTAAATGGACTAAGATGGGCGTTGCGGAGGCGATGCTACTGGGCGCTATCGTCACCATTGTCATTACTATGACCAACCCTCAAAAGATCACGAAAGAATTTTTCAAAGGCATGGGTAGCGCGTATGCCGATATCATGGGTATCATCATCGCAGCAGGCGTCTTCGTCGCGGGTCTTAGCGCGTGCGGGGCGATCGATTTCGTAATCGAGTGGCTGAAGGGCGAGCAGGGCTACGTAAAATTCGGCGGCACTTTCGTTCCGTTTTTTATGGGCGTCGTAACGGGCTCGGGAGATGCGGCGGCAATGGCGTTTAATACCGCCGTGACCGTGCACGCCGACGCGTTAGGCTTTGAACAAGATAAGCTCGGTATGGCGGTTGCGATAAGCGGCGCGCTAGGCAGGAGCGCATCGCCGATTGCAGGCGCTTGCATCGTTTGCGCGGGACTTGCGATGGTAAGCCCTATTCAGATCGCTAAAAGAACGGCTCTAGGGATGTTTCTTTCCGTCTGCGTCATCGCATTTGTCATTTTGTAA
- the pepE gene encoding dipeptidase PepE, whose product MKRALLLSASSYKDSGYLNHCKGWIKEFLGGLWEDEILFIPFAGVRRTNDQYEQKVADCLESNNIRSIHRFADMKAAVKNAKSICIGGGNTFVLLNELYKFDLLGAIKDAVDSGTPYFGWSAGANVAGKTMMTTNDMPIVFPPSPVALGIFPYQINPHFISGKISNHNGESREERLEEFLIVNQNDSVYAMPEGSAFLINGNECEAMGHADVLKFEYKKEISRIAVGSKFKI is encoded by the coding sequence ATGAAAAGAGCACTACTTCTAAGCGCTTCCAGTTACAAAGACAGCGGCTATCTGAACCACTGCAAGGGGTGGATCAAGGAATTTTTAGGGGGTCTTTGGGAGGATGAAATTTTATTCATTCCGTTTGCAGGTGTTAGGCGCACGAACGATCAATACGAGCAGAAGGTCGCGGACTGCTTGGAGAGTAATAATATCAGATCGATCCACCGATTTGCCGATATGAAAGCCGCCGTTAAAAATGCCAAATCGATCTGCATCGGCGGCGGCAATACCTTCGTGCTGCTAAATGAGCTTTATAAATTTGATCTCTTAGGCGCGATCAAAGACGCCGTGGATAGCGGCACGCCGTATTTCGGCTGGTCTGCCGGCGCAAACGTCGCGGGCAAGACGATGATGACTACCAACGACATGCCGATCGTCTTTCCACCCTCGCCGGTAGCTTTGGGGATCTTTCCGTATCAGATCAATCCGCACTTTATAAGCGGTAAAATTTCAAACCACAACGGCGAGAGTAGGGAGGAGCGGCTGGAGGAGTTTTTGATCGTCAATCAAAACGACAGCGTTTATGCTATGCCCGAGGGCAGCGCGTTTTTGATAAACGGAAACGAGTGCGAGGCGATGGGGCATGCGGACGTGCTGAAATTCGAGTATAAAAAAGAGATCTCGCGCATCGCCGTGGGAAGTAAATTTAAAATTTAA
- the pepT gene encoding peptidase T: protein MDIVQRFLNYTKINTTTNRVAGAAGIMPSNPKELELAGFIKSELEALGIKNISLSEKSILIAKIPSNLDAPAASIAFFAHLDTSAEQSSDTKAQIVRYEGGDICLNKELGIYLKESENEELQGYKADEIIVTDGTSLLGADDKAAIAAIVNALEFFVQNPQIKHGEIIACFVPDEEQGLRGAKALDVSEIGADFGYCLDCCGIGEFIYENWNAGDCAITLKGQSAHPMNAKGKLVNSLLLAHKFISLLPAGEAPEYTEGKEGYFWVKELSGNSAKTVLKIDVREFDEKIYEQRMEFLQKTADGLRAIWGDRIEISLNDRYKNVYNFLKNDDVPAIRFAKQAFKSLNIEPKIKPMRGGYDGAVISAKGLPCPNLFTGGHNFHSIYEYLPVGSLKAASEVVKRIITLAAAQA from the coding sequence GTGGATATCGTGCAGAGGTTTTTAAACTACACCAAGATCAACACTACCACGAATAGGGTCGCGGGTGCTGCTGGCATAATGCCCTCAAACCCCAAGGAGCTCGAGCTCGCAGGCTTCATAAAAAGCGAGCTCGAAGCTCTTGGCATAAAAAATATCAGCCTCAGCGAGAAGTCGATTTTGATCGCTAAAATTCCCTCAAATTTAGACGCGCCCGCTGCGAGTATAGCGTTTTTTGCTCACCTCGATACCAGCGCCGAGCAGAGCAGCGACACTAAGGCGCAGATCGTAAGATACGAAGGCGGCGATATCTGCCTAAATAAAGAGCTTGGGATCTATCTTAAAGAGAGCGAAAATGAGGAGCTGCAGGGTTACAAAGCAGATGAGATCATCGTAACGGACGGCACCAGCTTGCTAGGCGCCGACGATAAGGCGGCGATCGCCGCAATCGTAAATGCGCTGGAATTTTTCGTCCAAAATCCGCAGATCAAACACGGCGAGATAATCGCCTGCTTCGTGCCGGACGAGGAGCAGGGCTTGCGGGGCGCAAAGGCGCTAGATGTAAGCGAGATAGGCGCGGACTTCGGCTACTGCCTTGATTGCTGCGGCATCGGCGAGTTTATCTACGAGAATTGGAACGCGGGCGATTGCGCCATTACTCTCAAAGGACAGTCCGCTCATCCGATGAACGCCAAGGGCAAGCTCGTAAATTCCTTGCTTTTGGCGCATAAGTTTATCTCGCTGCTGCCCGCGGGCGAGGCACCCGAATACACAGAGGGCAAGGAGGGCTATTTTTGGGTCAAGGAGCTTAGCGGCAACAGCGCAAAGACCGTACTAAAGATCGATGTGAGGGAATTTGACGAGAAAATATACGAGCAGCGCATGGAATTTTTGCAAAAAACTGCGGACGGGCTTCGCGCGATCTGGGGCGATCGGATCGAAATTTCGCTAAACGACCGCTATAAAAACGTCTATAACTTTTTGAAAAACGACGACGTGCCGGCAATTCGGTTTGCAAAGCAGGCTTTTAAAAGCCTAAACATCGAGCCTAAGATCAAGCCTATGCGAGGCGGCTACGACGGCGCCGTCATCTCGGCAAAGGGGCTGCCGTGCCCGAACCTCTTCACCGGCGGGCATAATTTCCACTCGATCTACGAATACCTGCCCGTAGGCTCTTTAAAAGCGGCGAGCGAAGTGGTTAAGCGGATTATAACGCTAGCGGCGGCGCAAGCTTAG